One stretch of Jiangella gansuensis DSM 44835 DNA includes these proteins:
- a CDS encoding type II toxin-antitoxin system Phd/YefM family antitoxin, which yields MTAAATPVPMSEAKAHLSDLARRVRTQHERFTLTRNGEPEAVLLSIDDLDGLEMTLEILGDTAAVSRISASLSELESGEPGADLETVRAELARRRVAGR from the coding sequence ATGACCGCAGCAGCCACGCCAGTGCCCATGTCGGAGGCGAAGGCGCACCTGTCCGACCTGGCCCGACGGGTCCGCACGCAGCACGAGCGATTCACCTTGACGCGCAACGGTGAGCCGGAGGCAGTGCTGCTGTCGATCGACGATCTCGACGGGCTCGAGATGACCTTGGAGATCCTCGGGGACACTGCCGCGGTCTCACGCATCTCGGCCAGCCTCTCCGAGCTCGAATCCGGTGAGCCGGGCGCCGACCTCGAAACCGTCCGAGCCGAACTCGCTCGGCGCCGCGTCGCCGGACGATGA
- a CDS encoding type II toxin-antitoxin system RelE family toxin, with protein sequence MSPARKAIANRLPEPVAAAVLEFCAAALTANPHRVGKPLFGPLAGCYGARRGTYRVIYRIDDDTHTVHVLDVDHRADVYRTNR encoded by the coding sequence ATGTCACCGGCCCGGAAGGCCATCGCGAACCGCCTCCCCGAGCCGGTGGCCGCCGCCGTCCTCGAATTCTGCGCCGCGGCCCTCACCGCCAACCCGCACCGCGTCGGCAAACCTCTCTTCGGCCCGCTTGCCGGATGCTACGGCGCCCGACGCGGCACTTATCGAGTGATCTACCGCATCGACGATGACACCCACACGGTGCACGTCCTCGATGTGGACCACCGTGCCGACGTCTACCGTACGAACCGCTGA
- a CDS encoding ATP-binding cassette domain-containing protein — MGHVDLNSVSFTLPDGRVLLDDVSFRVGDGAKVALVGANGSGKTTLLRIVAGDIAPHGGAVTRSGGLGVMRQFVATGAQDVRDLLLSVAPPRVRTAAAAVDAAELAMMDRDDEPTQLAYATALAEWADAGGYEAEVLWDVCTTAALGIPFERCRWRDVSTLSGGEQKRLVLEALLRGPDEVLLLDEPDNFLDVPAKRWLEDRLVESAKTVLYVSHDRELLARTATQVVTVELGAAGNTAWVHPGGFASYHDARGERFARLEELRRRWDEEHAKLKALVLMYKQKAASNSDMASRYQAAQTRLRKFEEAGPPQAIPREQNVRMRLRGGRTGKRAVICESLELTGLMQPFDLEVWYGERVAVLGSNGSGKSHFLRLLAAGGTDPEAEHRPVDDVTIAPVAHTGVARLGARVRPGWFAQTHDHPELVGRTLVEILHRGDGQRAGMPREEASRALDRYELARAGDQPFESLSGGQQARLQILLLELSGATLLLLDEPTDNLDLVSAEALQDGLAAFEGTVLAVTHDRWFARDFDRYLVFGASGAVYESPEPVWDERRVSRVR; from the coding sequence ATGGGCCACGTCGACCTCAACTCGGTCTCCTTCACCCTGCCCGACGGCAGGGTGCTGCTCGACGACGTCTCGTTCCGGGTCGGCGACGGCGCCAAGGTCGCGCTGGTCGGCGCGAACGGTTCCGGTAAGACCACCCTGCTGCGCATCGTCGCCGGCGACATCGCGCCGCACGGCGGCGCCGTCACCCGCAGCGGCGGCCTCGGCGTCATGCGCCAGTTCGTGGCCACCGGCGCCCAGGACGTCCGGGACCTGCTGCTGTCGGTAGCGCCGCCGCGGGTACGCACGGCGGCCGCCGCCGTCGACGCCGCCGAGCTGGCCATGATGGACCGCGACGACGAACCCACCCAGCTCGCCTACGCCACCGCGCTGGCCGAGTGGGCCGACGCCGGCGGCTACGAGGCCGAGGTGCTGTGGGACGTCTGCACCACGGCCGCGCTCGGCATCCCGTTCGAGCGGTGCCGATGGCGTGACGTGTCCACCCTGTCCGGCGGCGAGCAGAAGCGGCTGGTCCTGGAGGCGCTGCTGCGCGGACCGGACGAGGTGCTGCTGCTCGACGAGCCGGACAACTTCCTCGACGTGCCCGCGAAGCGCTGGCTGGAGGACCGGCTCGTGGAGTCGGCGAAGACGGTGCTCTATGTCAGCCACGACCGCGAGCTGCTGGCGCGCACCGCCACCCAGGTGGTCACGGTCGAGCTGGGCGCCGCCGGCAACACCGCCTGGGTGCATCCCGGCGGCTTCGCCAGCTATCACGACGCCCGGGGCGAGCGCTTCGCCCGGCTCGAGGAGCTGCGCCGGCGCTGGGACGAAGAGCACGCCAAGCTCAAAGCGCTCGTGCTGATGTACAAGCAGAAGGCCGCCAGCAACTCCGACATGGCCTCGCGCTATCAGGCCGCGCAGACCCGGCTGCGGAAGTTCGAGGAGGCCGGCCCGCCCCAGGCGATCCCGCGTGAGCAGAACGTGCGCATGCGGCTGCGCGGTGGGCGCACCGGCAAGCGCGCGGTCATCTGCGAGTCGCTGGAGCTGACCGGTTTGATGCAGCCGTTCGACCTCGAGGTCTGGTACGGCGAGCGGGTCGCGGTGCTCGGCTCGAACGGCTCGGGCAAGTCGCACTTCCTCCGGCTCCTCGCGGCCGGGGGCACCGACCCGGAGGCCGAGCACCGTCCCGTCGACGACGTCACCATCGCGCCGGTGGCGCACACCGGCGTCGCCCGCTTGGGCGCCCGCGTCCGGCCCGGCTGGTTCGCCCAGACCCACGACCACCCCGAGCTGGTGGGCCGGACGCTGGTGGAGATCCTGCATCGCGGCGACGGCCAGCGGGCCGGGATGCCGCGCGAGGAAGCCAGCCGGGCCCTGGACCGCTACGAACTCGCCCGCGCCGGCGACCAGCCGTTCGAGTCGCTGTCCGGTGGTCAGCAGGCCCGGCTGCAGATCCTGCTGCTGGAGCTGTCCGGCGCCACGTTGTTGCTGCTGGACGAGCCCACCGACAACCTCGATCTCGTGTCGGCCGAGGCGCTGCAGGACGGGCTGGCCGCGTTCGAGGGAACGGTGCTGGCCGTCACGCACGACCGCTGGTTCGCCCGCGACTTCGACCGCTATCTGGTCTTCGGCGCCAGCGGGGCGGTGTACGAGTCGCCGGAGCCGGTCTGGGACGAGCGTCGCGTCTCACGCGTGCGGTGA
- a CDS encoding response regulator, with amino-acid sequence MAGSAQSPHAEAPPAAVGVLVVDDQQPFLSVARFVVGATPGFRVVGEATSGEDALDQAAALRPELVLMDINLPGVSGIEATRRLLAAAPGTVVVLMSTYPAADLPRDARTCGARAYVNKEDLTPDVLVAVMSGDQPPGFS; translated from the coding sequence ATGGCCGGTTCCGCCCAGAGCCCCCACGCCGAGGCACCGCCCGCCGCCGTCGGCGTCCTGGTCGTGGACGACCAGCAGCCCTTCCTGTCCGTGGCGCGGTTCGTCGTCGGGGCCACCCCAGGGTTCCGTGTCGTCGGGGAGGCCACCAGCGGCGAGGACGCGCTCGACCAGGCGGCGGCGCTGCGTCCGGAGCTGGTGCTCATGGATATCAACCTGCCCGGGGTCTCCGGCATCGAGGCAACCCGGCGGCTGCTGGCGGCGGCACCCGGCACGGTGGTAGTGCTGATGTCCACCTATCCGGCCGCCGACCTGCCCCGCGATGCCAGGACGTGCGGCGCCCGGGCGTACGTCAACAAGGAGGACCTCACCCCCGACGTCCTGGTCGCGGTCATGTCCGGCGATCAGCCCCCCGGCTTCTCCTGA
- a CDS encoding response regulator, with amino-acid sequence MAPPDVPTRPVRVVVADDALLVREGVRRVLGLYPDLEVVAAAGDLPSLLAAVEQHQPDVVVTDIRMPPSSTDEGIRAASQLRRTAPATGVVVLSQYAAPAYALELLAGGSQRRAYLLKERVSEPDQLAEAVREVARGGSVVDPKVVEVLVAGARPPGDPLAALTPREREVLEQIAQGKSNAGVAASLFLTERAVEKHINALFAKLGLSTEPDVHRRVTAVLMYLSALRG; translated from the coding sequence ATGGCTCCGCCGGACGTACCGACCCGGCCGGTCCGCGTCGTCGTCGCCGACGACGCGCTACTGGTCCGCGAGGGCGTGCGCCGCGTCCTGGGCCTCTATCCCGACCTGGAGGTCGTCGCGGCGGCGGGTGATCTGCCGAGCCTGCTGGCCGCCGTCGAGCAGCACCAGCCGGACGTCGTCGTCACCGACATCAGGATGCCGCCCAGCTCGACCGACGAGGGCATCCGCGCCGCCAGCCAGCTGCGGCGCACCGCGCCCGCCACCGGCGTCGTCGTCCTGTCCCAGTACGCGGCGCCGGCCTACGCGCTGGAGCTGCTGGCCGGCGGCTCCCAGCGGCGCGCCTACCTGCTCAAGGAACGCGTGAGCGAACCCGACCAGCTGGCCGAGGCGGTGCGGGAGGTGGCCCGCGGCGGCAGCGTCGTCGACCCGAAGGTGGTCGAGGTGCTGGTCGCCGGTGCCCGGCCGCCCGGCGACCCGCTCGCCGCGCTCACGCCGCGCGAGCGCGAGGTCCTGGAGCAGATCGCGCAGGGCAAGAGCAACGCGGGCGTCGCCGCCAGTCTGTTCCTTACCGAGCGTGCGGTCGAGAAGCACATCAACGCCCTGTTCGCCAAGTTGGGGCTCTCCACCGAGCCCGACGTCCACCGCCGGGTGACGGCCGTCCTGATGTACCTGTCCGCGCTGCGCGGCTGA
- a CDS encoding sensor histidine kinase → MNATLAATRGRSRRDAALWVAWAVVVTVTAAASAWALRALIDLPDRLMPWVLLGLAAVPVAAVAVALPRLRHRAGAVFGPSVVLCGLLLMVLAVYLVVVIGLGEEVDDDGHGVLALSMVAALTAVVLAEPVRVRLRELARQWAGAQPRPASAALETFGSRMTRAVPMDELLLQLAETLRATLGPLGAEVWTGSDGELERTVSVPERGRARLRLAGAELAAVSRARVSGNAWAAMWLPTVLAGAGDPGRRSVRIASVTHLGQLLGLLVVSRSTDDRPFGEDDDRALADLARQVGLALHNVRLDSALQASLEELTRRNQELQASRARIVATADASRRQIERNLHDGAQQHLVALAVKLGLARRLADGDVAALLDELRTDVQETLTELRNLAHGIYPPLLREHGLGEALRNAANRAPVPTRVEAGTGRRYPPDAEAAVYFCCLEAIQNAGKHAGDGASVTVRITEDSAGLGFEVSDDGAGFDQAVAGESHGFVNMRDRLGAFGGALTVTSATGRGTVVRGSLPVAEAVP, encoded by the coding sequence ATGAACGCGACGTTGGCGGCGACCCGTGGCCGGAGCCGGCGCGACGCCGCCCTGTGGGTCGCCTGGGCCGTGGTCGTGACGGTGACGGCCGCCGCCTCGGCATGGGCGTTGCGTGCGCTCATCGACCTGCCGGACCGGCTCATGCCGTGGGTATTGCTCGGACTGGCGGCGGTTCCGGTGGCCGCCGTCGCGGTCGCGTTGCCGAGGTTGCGCCACCGGGCCGGTGCCGTCTTCGGCCCGTCGGTCGTGCTGTGCGGGCTGCTCCTCATGGTGCTGGCCGTCTACCTCGTCGTGGTCATCGGGCTGGGCGAGGAGGTCGACGACGACGGCCACGGCGTGCTGGCCCTGTCCATGGTGGCGGCCCTGACGGCGGTCGTGCTCGCCGAGCCGGTCCGGGTCCGGCTGCGCGAGCTGGCCCGGCAGTGGGCCGGCGCCCAACCCCGTCCGGCGTCGGCGGCGCTGGAGACGTTCGGGTCCCGGATGACCCGCGCGGTGCCCATGGACGAGCTCCTGCTGCAGCTGGCGGAGACGTTGCGGGCCACGCTCGGCCCGCTCGGCGCGGAGGTGTGGACCGGCAGCGACGGGGAGCTCGAGCGCACCGTGTCGGTTCCGGAGCGCGGCCGGGCCCGGCTGCGGCTGGCCGGCGCCGAACTGGCCGCGGTGAGCCGGGCCCGAGTGTCCGGCAATGCGTGGGCCGCGATGTGGCTGCCGACGGTGCTCGCGGGCGCCGGCGACCCCGGTCGCCGGTCCGTGCGCATCGCGTCCGTCACGCACCTGGGCCAGCTGCTCGGCCTGCTGGTCGTGAGTCGGTCCACCGACGACCGCCCGTTCGGCGAGGACGACGACCGCGCGCTGGCCGACCTCGCCCGGCAGGTCGGGCTGGCCCTGCACAACGTGCGGCTGGACTCCGCCCTGCAGGCCTCACTGGAGGAGCTGACGCGGCGCAACCAGGAGCTGCAGGCGTCGCGGGCCCGCATCGTCGCCACCGCCGATGCGTCGCGACGGCAGATCGAGCGCAACCTGCACGACGGCGCTCAGCAGCACCTGGTGGCCCTCGCGGTGAAGCTCGGGCTGGCCCGCCGGCTCGCCGACGGTGACGTGGCGGCGCTGTTGGATGAGCTGCGTACCGATGTGCAGGAGACCCTGACCGAGCTGCGCAACCTGGCACACGGCATCTACCCGCCGCTGCTGCGTGAGCACGGGCTGGGCGAGGCGCTGCGCAACGCAGCGAACCGGGCGCCGGTTCCGACGCGGGTCGAGGCCGGCACCGGTCGCCGGTACCCGCCGGACGCCGAGGCCGCCGTGTACTTCTGCTGCCTGGAGGCGATCCAGAACGCCGGCAAGCACGCCGGCGACGGCGCGTCGGTGACCGTGCGGATCACCGAGGATTCGGCCGGGCTCGGTTTCGAGGTCAGTGACGACGGCGCCGGCTTCGACCAGGCCGTTGCCGGCGAGAGCCACGGGTTCGTGAACATGCGCGACCGGCTCGGGGCGTTCGGCGGCGCGCTGACCGTCACCAGTGCAACGGGCCGCGGCACCGTCGTCCGCGGCTCGCTGCCGGTGGCCGAGGCCGTCCCATGA
- a CDS encoding ABC transporter permease, with translation MSAAWLRLDLRRRWRSLLVLALLVAFAAGTVMTAVAGARRGESAVDRLLERTLPATVIVLPNTPGFDWDPVRELPGVEALSVMWLAGVDVVGVPPEAMAAQLPPMYDDAAMRTIERPVVLAGRVPDPARADEAVVTPAWTDHWGHGVGDTLTIRMHTPEAVDAYARGAQPAAATGPELTVSVVGVVRSAWFGDEPGSTGGIVFSPGLLSEYPRNLLGTENLVRTNALVRLDDDAGAVPRFRAALAAATGRSDIDVWDMEEQFGSHQRDVTGFEADGLRLFALVAAVVAVVLIGQSVARLTASTVTDLQVLRALGMGPGQARRAAVAGPALAATAGAVIAAAAAVVASRWFPIGTAARAEPTPGIDVDGLVLLLGLLAAPVLVVLGALAAATVALRASARPAQARRSAIAAVAARAGLPVAVVVGTRFALEPGRGRASLPVRPALLGSAVGVLGVLAAFTFSSGVDDAAANPERVGVVHDLELFVGQHDAELVPARDLLDAVAAVPGVAGVNDTRSAVAAAGDGDGQLAVLSIDPIGEPLPFVVSQGRLPATAGEVVIGPASARGLRLGVGDTVELTGTAGSMRLAVVGIALMPQLAHNVYTDGGLVTAATYDELFDGFRFRAGFVALEPGADPDSVVPGLLAVAATFPGGDQVFVAPPELPPEITELQHIRALPTALAAFLAVLALGAVGHALATAVRRRRHELAVLRALGLTRGQCRGVVMTQATVLALAGLAAGIPLGVALGRTVWRYVAETTPVFYVAPMALTAVLLLIPAALVAAALLAAWPSRRAASMRVGTVLRAE, from the coding sequence ATGAGCGCCGCCTGGCTCCGGCTGGACCTGCGCCGGCGGTGGCGGTCGCTGCTGGTGCTGGCGCTGCTGGTGGCGTTCGCCGCCGGGACGGTCATGACGGCGGTGGCCGGGGCACGCCGAGGCGAGAGCGCCGTCGACCGGTTGCTGGAGCGGACGCTGCCGGCCACGGTCATCGTGCTGCCCAACACGCCCGGGTTCGACTGGGACCCGGTCCGCGAGCTGCCCGGTGTCGAGGCGCTCTCGGTGATGTGGCTGGCCGGGGTGGACGTCGTCGGCGTGCCGCCCGAGGCCATGGCGGCGCAGCTGCCGCCGATGTACGACGACGCCGCCATGCGGACGATCGAACGGCCGGTGGTCCTGGCCGGCCGGGTGCCGGACCCCGCTCGAGCCGACGAGGCCGTCGTGACGCCGGCCTGGACCGACCACTGGGGTCACGGGGTCGGCGACACCCTCACCATCAGGATGCACACTCCGGAGGCCGTCGACGCCTATGCCCGCGGAGCCCAGCCGGCTGCCGCGACCGGCCCGGAGCTCACGGTGAGTGTCGTCGGGGTGGTCAGGTCGGCGTGGTTCGGCGATGAGCCCGGCAGCACCGGCGGGATCGTGTTCTCGCCCGGCCTGCTGTCCGAGTACCCGCGGAACCTGCTGGGCACCGAGAACCTGGTGCGCACGAACGCGCTGGTCCGGCTGGACGACGATGCTGGCGCCGTGCCGCGTTTCCGGGCGGCGCTGGCGGCGGCGACCGGCCGCAGCGACATCGACGTCTGGGACATGGAGGAGCAGTTCGGCAGCCACCAGCGTGACGTCACCGGCTTCGAAGCGGATGGCCTGCGGCTCTTCGCGCTCGTCGCCGCTGTGGTGGCCGTCGTCCTGATCGGTCAGTCGGTGGCGCGGCTCACCGCCTCGACCGTGACCGACCTGCAGGTCCTGCGCGCGCTCGGAATGGGGCCGGGCCAGGCGCGCCGGGCGGCGGTCGCCGGGCCCGCGCTGGCCGCGACCGCCGGCGCGGTCATCGCCGCCGCGGCCGCCGTCGTCGCATCGCGATGGTTCCCCATCGGCACCGCGGCGCGGGCCGAGCCCACGCCGGGAATCGACGTCGACGGGCTGGTGCTGCTGCTCGGCCTGCTCGCCGCGCCGGTGCTGGTCGTTCTCGGCGCGCTGGCCGCCGCGACCGTGGCGCTACGTGCATCGGCGCGACCGGCGCAGGCGCGACGGTCCGCGATCGCGGCCGTCGCGGCGCGAGCCGGGCTGCCGGTCGCCGTCGTCGTGGGCACCCGGTTCGCGCTCGAGCCCGGCCGCGGCCGAGCGTCGCTGCCGGTGCGGCCGGCGCTGCTCGGCTCGGCGGTCGGGGTCCTGGGCGTGCTGGCGGCGTTCACGTTCTCCAGCGGGGTCGACGACGCCGCGGCCAATCCGGAGCGCGTCGGTGTCGTCCACGACCTCGAGCTGTTCGTCGGCCAGCACGACGCCGAGCTGGTGCCCGCGCGGGACCTGCTCGACGCCGTCGCCGCGGTGCCCGGGGTGGCCGGTGTCAACGACACCCGCTCCGCCGTCGCGGCGGCCGGGGACGGGGACGGGCAGCTCGCGGTGCTGTCCATCGACCCGATCGGCGAACCGCTGCCGTTCGTCGTGTCTCAGGGGCGGCTGCCGGCGACCGCCGGGGAGGTCGTGATCGGCCCGGCGTCGGCCCGCGGACTGCGCCTCGGCGTCGGCGACACGGTCGAGCTGACCGGGACCGCTGGAAGCATGCGGCTGGCCGTCGTCGGTATCGCGCTGATGCCGCAGCTGGCGCACAACGTCTACACCGACGGCGGCCTGGTCACCGCTGCCACGTACGACGAGCTGTTCGACGGCTTCCGCTTCCGCGCCGGCTTCGTGGCGCTGGAGCCCGGAGCGGACCCGGACTCCGTCGTCCCCGGCCTGCTGGCGGTGGCCGCGACGTTCCCCGGCGGGGACCAGGTCTTCGTGGCGCCGCCGGAGCTTCCACCCGAGATCACGGAGCTGCAGCACATCCGGGCGCTCCCGACGGCGCTGGCCGCGTTCCTGGCGGTTCTGGCGCTCGGAGCGGTCGGACACGCCCTGGCGACGGCGGTCCGGCGGCGCCGGCACGAGCTGGCCGTGCTGCGGGCCCTGGGCCTGACTCGTGGGCAGTGCCGAGGCGTGGTGATGACGCAGGCGACGGTGCTGGCGCTGGCCGGCCTGGCCGCCGGCATCCCGTTGGGCGTGGCGCTGGGACGGACGGTGTGGCGGTACGTGGCCGAGACCACGCCGGTGTTCTACGTGGCGCCCATGGCGCTGACCGCGGTGCTCCTGCTGATCCCGGCGGCCCTGGTCGCCGCGGCGCTGCTGGCCGCCTGGCCGTCGCGGCGGGCGGCGTCGATGCGGGTCGGAACCGTCCTGAGAGCCGAGTGA
- a CDS encoding ABC transporter permease, protein MSAAWLRLDLRRRWRSLLVLALLVAFAAGIVMTAVAGARRGASAMDRLQDVTTPATVLVAPATPDFDWAPVRELPGVEALGRLVGTGFEIDGRLGRNSFMLPPADAETMHALERPVVLQGRLADPVRPDEVVVTPAFTRTFGRSVGDTVELGLYSPGQVDTGQVPGDARMNLVTGLWILTFQQQDAAIAAGLEPNSGAPAEGPVVEATIVGVIRSPLFGDEPDAPGFLVPSAGLFAAYRHNFLGAEGLASVSALVRLTDGADAIPDFRADLARVTGRPDIAVHDLITPAAAISDTLRFEAAALYVVAGTATVAAVFLVGGSISRHVTSAMGGLRVLAAVGMTRGQVARAAATGPAMAAAAGTVLGAAGAVAASGWFPLGSASFHEPAPGLSVDPAVLVLGLLVPPLVVAAAAAALALGRPAALPAPARRSPVLDAVARARFPLPVVLGVRFALERTGGRVAAPVRPALVGAVIGVTGVLAALTFSAAARDAAENPARFGVVHDVEAWVGFDRGVLASAEDVFPALAEVPGVRGVNGIRGQLADVGGMQVMVLSFRPAGEPLGYLVPDGRMPAGTGEALVSLAAADALDVRTGGTLSLAGTDGAAELDVVGVGVLDPEFGATVVVAGPTYAALFDDAFLFEYAEIGVEPGVDPATVVPALTTAVPDETYGIRPFEFESPTELRLMQSVPVALGGCVALLAAGAVGHGLVTAVRQRRRELAVLRALGMTPGESRVAVGAQSVVLALVGVAFGVPLGFALGRTVWRAVAAALQAHYVTPPGLGVAVAAALSALFMAVVLAALPARRAASLRVGHVLRAE, encoded by the coding sequence ATGAGCGCCGCCTGGCTCCGGCTGGACCTGCGCCGGCGGTGGCGGTCGCTGCTGGTGCTGGCGCTGCTGGTGGCGTTCGCCGCAGGGATCGTCATGACGGCGGTCGCGGGCGCGCGGCGCGGTGCCAGCGCCATGGACCGGCTCCAGGACGTCACGACGCCGGCCACGGTGCTCGTAGCGCCAGCGACACCGGACTTCGACTGGGCGCCGGTGCGGGAGTTGCCCGGCGTCGAGGCTCTCGGCCGGCTCGTGGGCACCGGCTTCGAGATCGACGGCCGGCTGGGAAGGAACTCGTTCATGCTGCCGCCCGCCGACGCGGAGACCATGCACGCGCTCGAGCGCCCGGTCGTCCTCCAGGGCCGGCTCGCCGACCCGGTCAGGCCGGACGAGGTGGTCGTGACGCCGGCGTTCACGCGGACGTTCGGGAGGTCGGTCGGCGACACCGTCGAGTTGGGCCTCTACTCACCTGGCCAGGTGGACACGGGCCAGGTGCCCGGCGATGCGCGCATGAACCTGGTGACCGGCCTCTGGATCCTGACCTTCCAGCAACAGGACGCCGCCATCGCGGCCGGGCTGGAGCCCAACTCCGGCGCACCCGCGGAGGGGCCCGTGGTCGAGGCCACGATCGTCGGCGTGATCCGGTCACCGCTGTTCGGCGACGAGCCGGACGCTCCCGGGTTCCTGGTGCCGTCGGCCGGGCTGTTCGCCGCCTATCGGCACAACTTCCTCGGCGCGGAGGGCTTGGCGTCCGTCAGCGCCCTGGTCCGGCTGACCGACGGTGCGGACGCGATACCGGACTTCCGGGCCGACCTCGCACGGGTTACCGGGCGTCCTGACATCGCGGTCCACGATCTGATCACACCCGCGGCCGCCATCAGCGACACCCTCCGCTTCGAGGCGGCCGCGCTGTACGTCGTGGCCGGCACCGCCACGGTCGCGGCGGTCTTCCTGGTCGGCGGATCGATCAGCCGTCACGTCACCTCGGCGATGGGCGGGCTCCGGGTGCTCGCTGCCGTCGGTATGACGCGCGGTCAGGTCGCCCGCGCGGCCGCTACCGGGCCGGCGATGGCCGCGGCGGCCGGGACAGTGCTCGGCGCCGCCGGTGCCGTGGCCGCTTCCGGGTGGTTCCCGCTCGGCTCCGCGTCCTTCCACGAGCCGGCTCCGGGGCTCAGCGTCGACCCGGCCGTACTGGTGCTGGGCCTGCTGGTCCCTCCGCTGGTGGTTGCCGCGGCGGCGGCCGCGCTCGCCTTGGGCCGGCCGGCCGCGCTGCCAGCACCGGCGCGGAGGTCGCCGGTGTTGGACGCGGTGGCGCGTGCCCGGTTCCCGCTGCCGGTCGTCCTGGGCGTCCGATTCGCTCTGGAGCGCACGGGCGGGCGGGTGGCCGCACCGGTGCGGCCCGCGCTGGTCGGTGCCGTGATCGGCGTGACCGGGGTACTGGCGGCGCTGACGTTCTCGGCGGCCGCCCGGGACGCGGCGGAGAACCCGGCCCGGTTCGGCGTCGTGCACGACGTCGAGGCCTGGGTCGGCTTCGATCGAGGCGTTCTGGCATCGGCGGAGGACGTCTTCCCGGCGCTCGCGGAGGTACCGGGGGTGCGGGGGGTGAACGGTATCCGCGGGCAGCTGGCGGACGTCGGGGGCATGCAGGTCATGGTGCTCTCGTTCCGCCCCGCCGGTGAGCCGCTGGGCTACCTGGTGCCGGACGGAAGGATGCCGGCCGGCACGGGTGAGGCCCTGGTCTCGCTGGCCGCCGCGGATGCGCTCGACGTGCGCACGGGCGGCACCCTCTCGCTCGCGGGTACCGATGGTGCGGCCGAGCTGGACGTCGTCGGTGTCGGTGTCCTGGACCCCGAGTTCGGCGCGACAGTCGTCGTGGCGGGACCCACGTACGCCGCACTGTTCGACGACGCGTTCCTCTTCGAGTACGCGGAGATCGGGGTGGAGCCGGGCGTCGATCCGGCAACGGTCGTCCCGGCCCTGACGACCGCGGTCCCGGACGAGACCTACGGAATCCGCCCGTTCGAGTTCGAGAGCCCGACGGAGCTGCGGCTCATGCAGTCGGTGCCTGTCGCGCTCGGCGGCTGCGTCGCGCTGCTCGCCGCCGGGGCCGTGGGTCATGGCCTCGTGACGGCCGTGCGGCAGCGCCGCCGCGAGCTCGCCGTGCTCCGCGCGCTGGGCATGACACCGGGAGAGTCGAGGGTCGCCGTGGGCGCGCAGTCTGTCGTGCTCGCCCTGGTGGGGGTGGCCTTCGGAGTGCCGCTCGGGTTCGCTCTCGGCCGGACCGTCTGGCGCGCGGTCGCGGCGGCGCTGCAGGCGCATTACGTCACGCCGCCCGGGTTGGGGGTGGCCGTCGCGGCAGCGCTGTCTGCGCTGTTCATGGCCGTCGTGCTGGCGGCATTGCCGGCGCGGCGGGCGGCATCGCTGCGGGTCGGCCATGTGCTGAGGGCGGAATGA